In a genomic window of bacterium:
- a CDS encoding glycosyltransferase: MGAEVHVVDADLDPLFVAAEDEDSLRILRPALTGALRRTYADARKNGAVDVVFTYFYRGFVDVEALDEMRRDGAATINFSCNNIHQFHLVRDIAPHFTMCMIPEPEAMERFRAAGARPLHLPMAASPAVYKPYPVAPQFDATFVGQQYADRSAHVLHLLRNGIDVRVWGNGWAPSGGWRRVRRFAALALDGVGLRRGSADDALLRRASRPPLADDQMVRMFSRSRISLGFGVVGDTHLGVPQYQVRLRDFEAPMSGALYLAQHLNELADYYELGREIETFRDDAELLEKVWHYLRHPDEAQAMRIAGRKRALRDHTWRARFESLFRELGLL; the protein is encoded by the coding sequence ATGGGCGCCGAAGTCCACGTCGTGGACGCCGATCTCGACCCGTTGTTCGTCGCGGCCGAGGACGAGGACTCGCTCAGGATCCTGCGGCCCGCCTTGACAGGGGCGCTGCGCCGCACCTACGCCGACGCCCGGAAGAACGGGGCCGTGGACGTCGTCTTCACCTACTTCTATCGCGGATTCGTCGACGTCGAAGCGCTGGATGAGATGCGCCGCGACGGCGCGGCGACGATCAACTTCTCCTGCAACAATATCCATCAATTCCACCTCGTGAGGGATATCGCCCCCCACTTCACGATGTGCATGATCCCTGAGCCGGAGGCTATGGAGCGCTTTCGCGCCGCCGGCGCGCGTCCGCTGCATCTCCCGATGGCCGCCAGCCCCGCCGTCTACAAGCCGTATCCAGTCGCGCCCCAGTTCGACGCGACATTCGTCGGCCAACAGTACGCCGACCGCTCGGCGCACGTTCTCCACCTGCTGCGGAACGGGATCGACGTCCGCGTCTGGGGAAACGGCTGGGCCCCGTCCGGTGGATGGCGCCGCGTGCGGCGCTTCGCCGCCCTTGCGCTCGACGGCGTCGGGCTCCGCCGGGGCTCGGCGGACGACGCCTTGCTGCGGAGGGCCTCCCGCCCGCCGCTGGCCGACGATCAGATGGTCCGCATGTTCAGCCGCTCCCGGATCTCGCTCGGTTTCGGCGTAGTCGGCGACACGCACTTGGGCGTCCCTCAGTATCAAGTTCGGCTGCGCGACTTCGAAGCGCCGATGAGCGGAGCGCTCTATCTTGCCCAGCACCTCAACGAACTCGCCGACTATTACGAACTGGGGCGGGAGATAGAGACATTCCGCGACGACGCCGAGCTCCTCGAGAAGGTCTGGCACTATCTCAGGCACCCGGACGAAGCGCAGGCGATGCGAATCGCCGGCCGGAAACGAGCGCTCCGCGATCACACGTGGAGGGCCCGATTTGAAAGCCTTTTCCGCGAACTGGGGCTCCTTTGA
- a CDS encoding glycosyltransferase family 2 protein, translating to MCPRMELSIIVPSRNGHDRLPKTLEALADCLPPAGGFEVIVIDDGSMPPLAVSQREPQRICAAVVRLSPNRGRASACNAGLRAARGRVVLILDDDMSLHSDALVKHVAAHPASAPPCAVVARIVPSANAFRGRFGQFLKAEEERRRAKLLSSAVLSFEDCLTGHFSVPRETLLRVGGYQERFDRYGMEDLELALRLKERGVPLTYRDDIVAAHRSAAVDFVTHCRRHLDSGRMARLFASVTADPAVAAFLRIDGMSVRSEHGCFRRTMAATHSFVRCLPRPLVGPTLGAARLVVLMAQPLLPPRILHVGYHLVRDMHYAAGVAAACADVGRPTETM from the coding sequence ATGTGCCCACGCATGGAACTCTCGATCATCGTTCCGTCCAGGAACGGTCACGACCGTCTCCCCAAGACGCTGGAAGCCCTGGCGGACTGCCTTCCGCCTGCCGGCGGCTTCGAGGTAATCGTGATCGACGACGGATCGATGCCGCCCCTTGCCGTCTCCCAGCGGGAACCGCAGCGGATCTGCGCCGCCGTAGTTCGTCTGTCGCCGAATCGCGGACGCGCCTCCGCCTGCAACGCCGGACTCCGCGCAGCGCGCGGAAGAGTCGTCTTGATTCTCGACGACGACATGTCCCTGCATTCCGACGCGCTGGTGAAGCACGTCGCGGCCCATCCGGCCTCGGCCCCGCCTTGCGCCGTCGTGGCGAGGATCGTGCCCAGCGCCAACGCCTTCCGCGGCCGATTCGGACAGTTTCTGAAGGCCGAGGAAGAGCGGCGACGCGCCAAGTTGCTGTCCTCGGCGGTTCTGTCTTTCGAGGACTGCCTCACGGGCCATTTCTCCGTCCCGCGCGAGACGTTGCTCCGCGTCGGCGGATATCAGGAACGGTTCGACCGGTACGGGATGGAAGACTTGGAACTCGCTCTGCGGCTGAAAGAGCGCGGGGTGCCGCTGACCTACCGCGACGACATAGTCGCCGCGCACCGATCAGCGGCGGTCGATTTCGTCACCCATTGCCGTCGTCATCTCGACTCGGGACGGATGGCGCGGCTCTTCGCGTCGGTGACCGCCGATCCGGCCGTCGCCGCATTTCTGCGCATCGACGGGATGAGCGTCCGCAGCGAGCATGGTTGCTTCCGCCGTACGATGGCCGCAACCCACTCGTTCGTCCGGTGCCTTCCTCGTCCCCTTGTCGGACCGACGCTGGGTGCCGCGCGGCTGGTCGTCCTCATGGCGCAGCCCCTACTTCCGCCTCGGATCCTGCACGTCGGCTATCACTTGGTCCGCGACATGCACTATGCAGCAGGGGTGGCGGCGGCTTGCGCCGACGTCGGCAGGCCAACGGAGACAATGTGA